A window of Burkholderia ubonensis contains these coding sequences:
- the pqqC gene encoding pyrroloquinoline-quinone synthase PqqC, with product MNAPIPATALHATPWTAAEFESRLRALESRYHIHHPFNRRLNSGACSPAQIRGWVANRFYYQINIPLKDAAILSNCPDRDTRRRWLQRLIDHDGNGDNEGGIEAWVRFGEACGLDRAELWSLEHVLPGVRFAVDAYVNFARRAPWQEAVCSSLTEMFAPQIHLDRLAGWPSHYPWIEPDGLHYFRSRVPLAQRDVEHGLAVTLQHFTTPQAQQRALGILQFKLDILWSILDAVEKAYPL from the coding sequence ATGAACGCACCGATCCCCGCTACGGCGTTGCACGCGACGCCCTGGACCGCGGCCGAATTCGAATCGCGGCTGCGCGCGCTCGAATCGCGCTATCACATCCACCATCCGTTCAACCGGCGGCTCAACAGCGGCGCGTGCTCGCCCGCGCAGATCCGCGGCTGGGTCGCGAACCGCTTCTACTACCAGATCAACATCCCGCTCAAGGATGCGGCGATCCTGTCGAACTGCCCGGACCGCGACACGCGGCGCCGGTGGCTCCAGCGGCTGATCGACCACGACGGCAACGGCGACAACGAAGGCGGCATCGAGGCGTGGGTGCGGTTCGGCGAGGCATGCGGACTCGATCGCGCCGAGCTGTGGTCGCTCGAGCACGTGCTGCCCGGCGTGCGCTTCGCGGTCGACGCGTACGTGAATTTCGCGCGGCGCGCGCCGTGGCAGGAAGCCGTGTGCTCGTCGCTGACGGAGATGTTCGCGCCGCAGATCCATCTCGACCGGCTCGCGGGCTGGCCGTCGCATTACCCGTGGATCGAGCCGGACGGGCTGCATTACTTCCGCAGCCGCGTGCCGCTCGCGCAGCGCGACGTCGAGCACGGGCTCGCGGTCACGCTGCAGCATTTCACGACGCCGCAAGCGCAGCAGCGCGCGCTCGGCATCCTGCAATTCAAGCTGGACATTCTCTGGTCGATCCTCGACGCGGTCGAAAAGGCTTATCCCCTATGA
- the pqqD gene encoding pyrroloquinoline quinone biosynthesis peptide chaperone PqqD — MNAIDAASGVPLRPCLRGMYRLQWEVAQDAYVLLYPEGMVKLNPSAGEILARCDGTRELDDIIGELEQLFSQSDLAADVYRFLDHARLRGWLD, encoded by the coding sequence ATGAACGCCATCGATGCCGCCAGCGGCGTGCCGCTGCGCCCCTGCCTGAGGGGCATGTACCGCCTGCAGTGGGAGGTGGCCCAGGATGCCTACGTGCTCCTCTATCCGGAAGGGATGGTCAAGCTCAACCCGAGCGCGGGTGAGATCCTCGCGCGCTGCGACGGCACGCGCGAGCTGGACGACATCATCGGCGAACTCGAGCAGCTGTTCAGCCAGTCCGACCTCGCCGCCGACGTGTACCGCTTCCTCGATCATGCGCGGCTGCGCGGCTGGCTCGACTGA
- the pqqE gene encoding pyrroloquinoline quinone biosynthesis protein PqqE, which produces MTPDPSRPSAPLWLLAELTYRCPLHCAFCYNPVDFATHGPELDTDAWRTVISDARALGAAQIGFSGGEPLQRGDLETLVAHARGLGFYTNLITSGIGLNAARIERLKSAGLDHIQLSLQDSTRELNDFLTSTRTFELKRGVARLVKAHGYPMVLNCVLHRYNLPHVGQIIEMALDLGADYLELANTQYYGWAMLNRDQLMPTAEQLRDAEETVNRYRERIGERCRILFVVPDYFEQRPKTCMNGWGSVFLGVAPDGAALPCHAARSLPGLALPNVRDRSLKEIWYDSDAFNAFRGDGWMREPCRTCDERHADHGGCRCQAYLLTGDPAEADPVCSKSAHHGRVEQAVQFARREQRQDERPLVFRSTANSLGL; this is translated from the coding sequence ATGACGCCCGACCCTTCCCGTCCGTCCGCGCCGCTGTGGCTGCTCGCGGAGCTCACGTACCGCTGCCCGCTGCATTGCGCGTTCTGCTACAACCCGGTCGACTTCGCGACGCACGGCCCGGAGCTCGACACCGATGCGTGGCGCACGGTGATCAGTGATGCGCGCGCGCTCGGCGCCGCGCAGATCGGCTTCTCGGGCGGCGAGCCGCTGCAGCGCGGCGACCTCGAAACGCTCGTCGCGCATGCGCGCGGGCTCGGCTTCTACACGAACCTGATCACGTCGGGCATCGGCTTGAACGCGGCGCGCATCGAGCGGCTCAAGTCCGCCGGGCTCGACCACATCCAGCTGTCGCTGCAGGATTCGACGCGCGAGCTGAACGATTTCCTGACCAGCACGCGCACGTTCGAGCTGAAGCGCGGCGTCGCGCGGCTCGTCAAGGCGCATGGCTATCCGATGGTGCTCAACTGCGTGCTGCATCGCTACAACCTGCCGCACGTGGGCCAGATCATCGAGATGGCGCTCGATCTCGGCGCCGATTACCTGGAGCTGGCGAACACCCAGTACTACGGCTGGGCGATGCTCAACCGCGACCAGCTGATGCCGACCGCCGAGCAGCTGCGCGACGCGGAGGAGACGGTCAACCGCTATCGCGAGCGCATCGGCGAGCGTTGCCGGATCCTGTTCGTCGTGCCCGACTATTTCGAGCAGCGCCCGAAGACATGCATGAACGGCTGGGGCTCGGTGTTCCTCGGCGTCGCGCCGGACGGCGCCGCGCTGCCGTGTCATGCCGCGCGCTCGCTGCCGGGGCTCGCGCTGCCGAACGTGCGCGACCGGTCGTTGAAGGAGATCTGGTACGACAGCGACGCGTTCAACGCGTTTCGCGGCGACGGCTGGATGCGCGAGCCGTGCCGCACCTGCGACGAGCGTCACGCCGATCACGGCGGCTGCCGATGCCAGGCGTACCTGCTGACGGGCGATCCGGCCGAGGCCGATCCGGTGTGCTCGAAATCGGCCCATCACGGCCGGGTCGAACAGGCCGTGCAGTTCGCCCGCCGCGAGCAGCGGCAGGACGAGCGTCCGCTGGTGTTTCGCAGCACGGCGAATTCGCTCGGGCTGTAA
- a CDS encoding DNA topoisomerase IB: protein MTKRPSRSNGGAWVDAALRHVDDRHPGYTRRRVRNGFAYYGQDGQRIRDPDEIARINALAIPPAYTDVWICMDRRGHLQATRRDARGRKQYRYHPLWRETRDANKYARMAAFAAALPRIRARVARDLALPGMPRDKIVATIVRLLDTTLARIGNTEYARENASFGLTTLRKRHVTIRPGQVRLRFTGKSGIEHDVTVEDARVGRIVRRCAELPGHELFQYVDDDGARHSVGSSDVNDYLREAAGAEFTAKDYRTWAGSVQALALLRRIPHESVTQARKQIVETVRAVAGILRNTPAVCRRCYIHPVVLDTFEAGLLDTFEVTRKPRGLRADEAAFVALLEQAERRSARPQKK, encoded by the coding sequence ATGACGAAGCGCCCGTCCCGCTCGAACGGCGGCGCGTGGGTGGACGCCGCGCTGCGCCACGTCGACGACCGGCATCCCGGCTATACGCGCCGGCGCGTGCGCAACGGCTTCGCGTATTACGGACAGGACGGCCAGCGCATCCGCGACCCCGACGAAATCGCGCGCATCAACGCGCTGGCGATTCCGCCCGCGTACACCGACGTGTGGATCTGCATGGACCGGCGCGGCCATCTGCAGGCCACGCGCCGCGACGCGCGCGGGCGCAAGCAGTACCGCTATCACCCGCTGTGGCGCGAGACGCGCGACGCGAACAAGTACGCGCGGATGGCCGCCTTCGCGGCTGCGCTGCCGCGGATCCGCGCGCGTGTCGCGCGCGACCTCGCGCTGCCGGGAATGCCGCGCGACAAGATAGTCGCGACCATCGTCCGCCTGCTCGACACCACGCTGGCGCGGATCGGCAACACCGAATACGCACGCGAGAACGCGTCGTTCGGGCTGACGACGCTGCGCAAGCGCCACGTGACGATCCGGCCCGGACAGGTGCGGCTGCGCTTCACCGGCAAGAGCGGCATCGAGCACGACGTGACGGTGGAGGACGCGCGCGTGGGCCGCATCGTGCGACGCTGCGCGGAGCTGCCGGGGCACGAGCTGTTCCAGTATGTGGACGACGACGGCGCGCGCCATTCGGTCGGCTCGTCCGACGTGAACGACTACCTGCGCGAAGCGGCGGGCGCGGAGTTCACCGCGAAGGACTACCGGACCTGGGCCGGCAGCGTGCAGGCGCTGGCGCTGCTCAGGCGCATCCCGCACGAGAGCGTCACGCAGGCGCGCAAGCAGATCGTCGAGACGGTGCGGGCCGTCGCCGGCATCCTGCGCAACACGCCGGCGGTGTGCCGGCGTTGCTACATCCATCCGGTGGTGCTCGACACGTTCGAGGCCGGCCTGCTCGACACGTTCGAGGTGACGCGCAAGCCGCGAGGGCTGCGCGCGGACGAAGCGGCGTTCGTCGCATTGCTCGAGCAGGCCGAGCGCCGCTCGGCCCGGCCGCAGAAAAAGTGA
- a CDS encoding ABC transporter substrate-binding protein, whose amino-acid sequence MTFIRKLAAAAVVAAATVLAPGAFAQQKPITLGFSQVGAESAWRTANTVSVKGAAKDASINLKFSDAQQKQENQIRAIRSFIAQKVDVIAFSPVVESGWEPVLTEAKAAHIPVILTDRAVDVKDPSLYVTMIGSDFLEEGRRAGHWLEERYRNDAGPVNIVELQGTVGSAPANDRRAGLLEVIKSNPKFKVIASQSGDFTLAGGKQVMEAFAKTYGKQINVVYAHNDDMALGAIQAMEEAGIKPGKDVSVVSFDATKGGFQAMVAGKINVDVECSPLLGPQLMSAVKDVVAGKPLPKRIVTNETVFPMNVAAQVLPTRKY is encoded by the coding sequence ATGACATTCATCAGGAAGCTGGCGGCCGCAGCGGTCGTCGCCGCGGCGACGGTCCTCGCGCCGGGCGCGTTCGCGCAGCAAAAGCCGATCACGCTCGGGTTCTCGCAGGTCGGCGCGGAGAGCGCGTGGCGCACCGCGAACACCGTGTCGGTGAAGGGCGCGGCGAAGGACGCCAGCATCAACCTGAAGTTCTCGGACGCGCAGCAGAAGCAGGAGAACCAGATCCGCGCGATCCGCTCGTTCATCGCGCAGAAGGTCGACGTGATCGCGTTCTCGCCGGTCGTCGAATCGGGCTGGGAGCCCGTGCTGACCGAAGCGAAGGCCGCGCACATCCCGGTGATCCTGACCGACCGCGCGGTCGACGTGAAGGACCCGTCGCTGTACGTGACGATGATCGGTTCGGACTTCCTCGAGGAAGGGCGGCGCGCGGGGCACTGGCTGGAAGAGCGCTACAGGAACGACGCGGGCCCGGTCAACATCGTCGAGCTGCAGGGCACGGTCGGCTCGGCGCCGGCCAACGATCGCCGCGCGGGCCTGCTCGAAGTGATCAAAAGCAATCCGAAATTCAAGGTGATCGCGTCGCAGAGCGGCGACTTCACGCTCGCCGGCGGCAAGCAGGTGATGGAAGCGTTCGCGAAGACCTACGGCAAGCAGATCAACGTCGTCTACGCGCACAACGACGACATGGCGCTCGGCGCGATCCAGGCGATGGAGGAAGCGGGGATCAAGCCCGGCAAGGACGTGAGCGTCGTGTCGTTCGATGCGACGAAGGGCGGCTTCCAGGCGATGGTCGCCGGCAAGATCAACGTCGACGTCGAATGCAGTCCGCTGCTCGGCCCCCAACTGATGAGCGCAGTGAAGGACGTCGTCGCCGGCAAGCCGCTGCCCAAGCGGATCGTGACGAACGAGACGGTGTTCCCGATGAACGTCGCGGCGCAGGTGCTGCCGACCCGCAAGTACTGA
- a CDS encoding sugar ABC transporter ATP-binding protein translates to MTHPPVVEMIGIDKAFPGVRALQRVSFRLFPGEIHALMGQNGAGKSTLINVLTGVHAHDAGEIRVGGRPVRFAAPREAEAAGIQTLYQEVNLCANLSVAENIFAGRQPMRRGAIDWKAIHARSRAALAELDLSLDVTRSLDAYPIAVQQMVAIARAVSVDARVLILDEPTSSLDDGEVARLFDVLRRLKASGIAILFVTHFLEQTYAVSDRITVMRNGEREGEYLARDLPVDALVAKMTGRERMSDTLQAGAAAVVPAAGAAAPFLSMQRVGRRGMMSALDLDVRPGEIVGLAGLLGSGRTETARLAFAAERTDTGAIEIDGARTRLASPHDAVRHGIAYCPEDRKKEGIVAALSIRENIVLALQARRGWWRLIGRARQREIADTYIARLGIKARDAEQPIGLLSGGNQQKVLLARWLATAPKLLILDEPTRGIDVAAKFDIMERVLALCAQGLAILFISSEIGEVVRVSHRIAVLRDRRKVAELTGADASEEQVYRLIAGGRS, encoded by the coding sequence ATGACGCATCCGCCGGTGGTCGAGATGATCGGCATCGACAAGGCGTTTCCGGGCGTTCGCGCGCTGCAGCGTGTGAGCTTCCGGCTGTTTCCGGGCGAGATTCACGCGCTGATGGGCCAGAACGGCGCGGGCAAGTCGACGCTGATCAACGTGCTCACCGGCGTGCATGCGCACGACGCGGGCGAGATTCGCGTCGGCGGCCGGCCCGTGCGTTTCGCCGCGCCGCGCGAAGCCGAGGCGGCCGGCATCCAGACGCTCTACCAGGAAGTGAACCTGTGCGCGAACCTGTCGGTCGCCGAGAACATCTTCGCGGGCCGGCAGCCGATGCGGCGCGGCGCGATCGACTGGAAAGCGATCCATGCGCGCTCGCGCGCGGCGCTCGCCGAACTCGACCTGTCGCTCGACGTCACGCGCTCGCTCGACGCGTATCCGATCGCCGTGCAGCAGATGGTCGCGATCGCACGCGCGGTGTCCGTCGACGCGCGCGTGCTGATTCTCGACGAGCCGACGTCGAGCCTCGACGACGGCGAGGTCGCGCGGCTGTTCGACGTGCTGCGCCGGCTGAAGGCGTCGGGCATCGCGATCCTGTTCGTCACGCACTTTCTTGAACAGACCTATGCGGTGTCCGACCGGATCACCGTGATGCGCAACGGCGAGCGCGAAGGCGAGTACCTGGCGCGCGACCTGCCGGTCGACGCGCTGGTCGCGAAGATGACCGGCCGCGAACGGATGTCCGACACGCTGCAGGCGGGGGCGGCGGCCGTCGTTCCCGCCGCCGGCGCGGCCGCGCCGTTCCTGTCGATGCAGCGGGTCGGCCGGCGCGGGATGATGAGCGCGCTCGATCTCGACGTGCGGCCCGGCGAGATCGTCGGGCTCGCCGGGCTGCTCGGCTCGGGGCGCACCGAAACCGCGCGGCTCGCGTTCGCCGCGGAGCGCACGGATACCGGCGCGATCGAGATCGACGGTGCGCGCACGCGGCTGGCTTCGCCGCACGACGCGGTCCGGCACGGGATCGCGTACTGCCCGGAAGACCGCAAGAAGGAGGGGATCGTCGCCGCGCTGTCGATCCGCGAGAACATCGTCCTCGCGCTGCAGGCGCGGCGTGGCTGGTGGAGGCTGATCGGGCGCGCGCGCCAGCGCGAGATCGCCGACACGTATATCGCGCGGCTCGGCATCAAGGCGCGCGACGCGGAGCAGCCGATCGGCCTGCTGTCGGGCGGCAACCAGCAGAAGGTGCTGCTCGCGCGCTGGCTCGCGACGGCCCCGAAGCTGCTGATCCTCGACGAGCCGACGCGCGGCATCGACGTCGCCGCGAAATTCGACATCATGGAGCGCGTGCTCGCACTGTGCGCGCAAGGGCTCGCGATCCTGTTCATCTCGTCGGAGATCGGCGAGGTGGTGCGCGTGAGCCATCGGATCGCGGTGCTGCGCGACAGGCGCAAGGTGGCGGAATTGACCGGCGCCGACGCGTCCGAGGAGCAGGTTTACCGGCTGATCGCGGGAGGCCGGTCATGA
- a CDS encoding ABC transporter permease — protein sequence MTRVRTLFRHPLAWPVLTLALLFALDVAHRPGFLSIALLDGHLFGAPVDILNRAAPLVIVSLGMTLVIATRGIDISVGATVAIAGAAAAIVLEADPSQVGAALAAALGVGLLAGAWNGLLVAFVGMQPIIATLILMVAGRGVAQLLTGGQIIPIGAPGYLALGGGYLATVPCSVWIALATIAATALLVNRTALGLFIRAIGVNPVATRLVGLRSGAVVFGVYLCSGVMSALAGILASSNVRSADGNNAGLLLELDAILAVTLGGTSLLGGRFSLAGSVLGALIIQTLTYTTYSIGVPPEATLVVKAVVVIVVTLIQSDAARALVVRHASRLLPFARSRATHGATPR from the coding sequence ATGACGCGGGTGCGCACGCTGTTTCGTCATCCGCTTGCGTGGCCGGTGCTGACGCTCGCGCTGCTGTTCGCGCTCGACGTCGCGCATCGTCCCGGATTCCTGTCGATCGCGCTGCTCGACGGCCACCTGTTCGGCGCGCCGGTCGACATCCTGAACCGCGCGGCGCCGCTCGTGATCGTGTCGCTCGGGATGACGCTCGTGATCGCGACGCGCGGGATCGACATTTCCGTCGGCGCGACCGTCGCGATCGCCGGCGCGGCTGCGGCGATCGTGCTCGAAGCCGATCCGTCGCAGGTCGGCGCGGCGCTGGCCGCCGCGCTCGGCGTCGGGCTGCTGGCGGGCGCGTGGAACGGCCTGCTCGTCGCGTTCGTCGGGATGCAGCCGATCATCGCGACGCTGATCCTGATGGTGGCCGGCCGCGGCGTCGCGCAACTGCTGACGGGCGGCCAGATCATCCCGATCGGCGCGCCCGGCTACCTCGCGCTCGGCGGCGGCTATCTCGCGACCGTGCCATGTTCGGTGTGGATCGCGCTCGCGACGATCGCCGCGACCGCGCTGCTGGTGAACCGCACGGCGCTCGGGCTGTTCATTCGCGCGATCGGCGTGAACCCGGTCGCGACGCGGCTCGTCGGGCTGCGCTCGGGCGCGGTCGTGTTCGGCGTGTATCTGTGCTCCGGCGTGATGTCGGCGCTCGCCGGCATCCTCGCGAGCTCGAACGTGCGCAGCGCCGACGGCAACAACGCGGGGCTGCTGCTCGAACTCGACGCGATCCTCGCGGTGACGCTCGGCGGCACGTCGCTGCTCGGCGGCCGCTTCAGCCTCGCCGGCTCCGTGCTCGGCGCGCTGATCATCCAGACGCTCACCTATACGACCTATTCGATCGGCGTGCCGCCGGAGGCGACGCTGGTCGTCAAGGCGGTCGTCGTGATCGTCGTGACGCTGATCCAGTCCGACGCGGCGCGTGCGCTCGTGGTTCGCCACGCGTCGCGGCTGCTGCCTTTCGCGCGTTCGCGCGCCACCCACGGAGCAACGCCCCGATGA
- the yjfF gene encoding galactofuranose ABC transporter, permease protein YjfF, with the protein MTRFLGRLADPRTLPIVVTIVLFAALFGFGSVMYTGFFSMQVLTGLLVDNAFLLIVAIGMTFVIVSGGIDLSVGSVVALTTIFCAVGAERLHWPVWVIVPLVLAFGALYGAAMGALIHTFRLQPFIVTLAGMFLARGACFLITTQSITINEPAFHAIAGISVPVGGGTLSAGALVALATLAVAIYVAHFTRFGRNVYAIGGNERSALLMGLPVARTKIGVYALSGLCSALGGVVFTLYVLSGYGLQAQGMELDAIAATVIGGTLLTGGVGYVIGSVFGVGILGTIQVLITFDGTLSSWWTRIVIGALLCVFCVLQRVIERHAARRRTGGTGLDPKRATRETARPAAAAPGDDAALVSTMPRL; encoded by the coding sequence ATGACCCGATTCCTTGGCCGGCTCGCCGATCCGCGCACGCTGCCGATCGTCGTGACGATCGTGCTGTTCGCCGCGCTGTTCGGCTTCGGGTCCGTGATGTACACGGGATTCTTCTCGATGCAGGTACTGACCGGCCTGCTCGTCGACAACGCGTTCCTGCTGATCGTCGCGATCGGGATGACGTTCGTGATCGTGTCGGGCGGCATCGACCTGTCGGTGGGCTCGGTCGTCGCGCTGACGACGATCTTCTGCGCGGTCGGCGCCGAGCGGCTGCACTGGCCCGTGTGGGTCATCGTGCCGCTCGTGCTCGCGTTCGGCGCGTTGTACGGCGCGGCGATGGGCGCGCTGATCCACACCTTCCGGCTGCAGCCGTTCATCGTCACGCTGGCCGGGATGTTTCTCGCGCGCGGCGCGTGCTTCCTGATCACGACGCAATCGATCACGATCAACGAGCCGGCGTTTCATGCGATCGCGGGCATCAGCGTGCCGGTCGGCGGCGGCACGTTGAGCGCGGGCGCGCTGGTTGCGCTCGCAACATTGGCCGTCGCGATCTACGTCGCGCATTTCACGCGTTTCGGCCGCAACGTCTATGCGATCGGCGGCAACGAGCGCTCGGCGCTGCTGATGGGGCTGCCGGTCGCGCGCACGAAGATCGGCGTCTATGCGCTGAGCGGGCTGTGCTCCGCGCTCGGCGGCGTGGTGTTCACGCTGTACGTGCTGTCCGGCTACGGGCTGCAGGCGCAGGGGATGGAGCTCGACGCGATCGCCGCGACCGTGATCGGCGGCACGCTGCTCACCGGCGGCGTGGGCTACGTGATCGGCTCGGTGTTCGGCGTCGGCATCCTCGGCACGATCCAGGTGCTGATCACGTTCGACGGCACGCTGAGCTCGTGGTGGACGCGGATCGTGATCGGCGCGCTGCTGTGCGTGTTCTGCGTGCTGCAGCGGGTCATCGAGCGGCACGCGGCGCGGCGGCGCACGGGCGGCACGGGGCTCGATCCGAAGCGCGCGACGCGGGAAACCGCTCGGCCCGCGGCCGCTGCGCCGGGCGACGACGCGGCGCTGGTGTCGACGATGCCGCGGTTGTAG
- a CDS encoding sensor histidine kinase: MRRRGASAAYAFGLLVRLVLALLAAYAAPAAAADDNPARLEAVALLEDPGAALSASEVAKRVAERQRRAAEPARPSFNIEFSRSAWWVGATLVNRAATRQPMVLAIRDARVDRADFYVEHGGQWTLAGRFPARDGSLGEPVSRYPVLAATLDAGERLPVLVRVTSRKELKLAPSAFTRDAWHAYELRAAMWDFGFLGGLLALMWCALLIGFFSRSGTFAVLALLALGTALFEATYRGYTALYLWPGAYEWSARAEMVSVYLSLACFIAFILLIADREKTGMPMRAAYLVFLAFECVGMAGAACGDLLTFTWLSLRVNAALAVMNISLALILAFRRTPTARVMLIAISFAGFNMLIRVLDARGAIPGWLPWLRSDIYPNPVIAIVGLATHLLVLAAWINHVGRQRTEARKRLEHWQLTEQDRLRDEVAKRTVALNDALQEVKTHMQQKIETLGYVSHDLRAPLSTIHGYAKLLLQTATPGQARLIRSIDRSIRYQLTLIDELLQYTRAELQPLGIAPDATDLPGLLDDIGDYALALCAQQNNRFDYRPLTPLPRKLTIDGIRLQQVLLNLLSNASKFTRDGTVTLSIGAYRQAGAWRLVFEVADTGIGIELDQTTDIFRAYQQVQAVNGGTGLGLFIAQRIVSAMNGELAVSSQPGVGTSFTFQIVAPALGHALIPASALARTVQPAEQIDLLADARGMRCPPDDALDELIVLAGEGRLTDIEEWLGQHAPAPRHAAFVHAVRERLDTLDLQAIERLAAALKHTGIVDAPSAPSLDAEPDLAGPA; the protein is encoded by the coding sequence ATGCGTAGGCGCGGCGCGTCGGCCGCGTATGCGTTCGGGCTGCTCGTGCGGCTCGTGCTGGCGCTGCTCGCCGCATACGCCGCGCCCGCGGCCGCGGCCGACGACAACCCCGCGCGGCTCGAGGCAGTGGCGTTGCTCGAGGATCCGGGCGCGGCGCTGTCGGCGAGCGAGGTCGCGAAGCGGGTGGCCGAGCGTCAACGTCGCGCTGCCGAGCCGGCGCGGCCGTCGTTCAACATCGAATTCTCGCGTTCCGCGTGGTGGGTCGGCGCAACGCTCGTGAACCGCGCGGCGACCCGCCAGCCGATGGTGCTGGCGATACGCGACGCGCGCGTCGATCGCGCCGACTTCTATGTCGAACACGGCGGCCAATGGACGCTCGCCGGCCGCTTCCCGGCCCGCGACGGCAGCCTGGGCGAACCGGTGTCGCGATATCCGGTGCTCGCCGCGACACTGGACGCCGGCGAACGGCTGCCGGTGCTGGTGCGCGTCACGTCGCGCAAGGAACTGAAGCTCGCGCCGAGCGCATTCACGCGCGACGCGTGGCATGCGTACGAGCTGCGCGCGGCGATGTGGGACTTCGGCTTTCTCGGCGGGCTGCTCGCGCTCATGTGGTGTGCGCTGCTGATCGGCTTCTTCTCGCGCAGCGGCACGTTCGCGGTGCTCGCGCTGCTGGCGCTCGGCACCGCGCTGTTCGAGGCGACCTACCGCGGCTACACCGCGCTGTACCTGTGGCCCGGTGCGTACGAATGGTCGGCGCGCGCGGAAATGGTGTCCGTGTATCTGTCGCTCGCATGCTTCATCGCGTTCATTCTGCTGATCGCCGATCGCGAAAAGACCGGCATGCCGATGCGCGCGGCGTACCTGGTGTTCCTCGCATTCGAATGCGTCGGGATGGCCGGCGCCGCGTGCGGCGATCTGCTGACGTTCACGTGGCTCAGCCTGCGGGTGAACGCGGCGCTCGCGGTGATGAACATCAGCCTCGCGCTGATCCTCGCGTTCCGCCGCACGCCGACCGCGCGCGTGATGCTGATCGCGATCTCGTTCGCTGGATTCAACATGCTGATCCGCGTGCTCGACGCGCGCGGCGCGATTCCCGGTTGGCTGCCGTGGCTCCGATCCGACATCTATCCGAACCCGGTGATCGCGATCGTCGGGCTTGCCACGCACCTGCTCGTGCTCGCCGCGTGGATCAACCACGTGGGCCGTCAGCGCACCGAAGCGCGCAAGCGCCTCGAGCACTGGCAGCTCACCGAACAGGACCGCCTGCGCGACGAGGTCGCGAAGCGCACGGTCGCCCTCAACGACGCGCTGCAGGAAGTCAAGACGCACATGCAGCAGAAGATCGAAACCCTCGGCTATGTGAGTCACGACCTTCGCGCGCCGCTGTCGACCATCCACGGCTACGCGAAGCTGCTGCTGCAAACCGCGACGCCCGGCCAGGCGCGCCTGATCCGCTCGATCGACCGCAGCATCCGCTACCAGCTCACGCTGATCGACGAATTGCTGCAGTACACGCGCGCCGAGCTGCAGCCGCTCGGCATTGCGCCGGACGCGACCGACCTGCCCGGCCTGCTCGACGACATCGGCGACTACGCGCTCGCGCTGTGTGCGCAGCAGAACAACCGCTTCGACTACCGGCCGCTGACGCCGTTGCCGCGCAAGCTGACGATCGACGGCATCCGGCTGCAGCAGGTGCTGCTCAACCTGCTGTCGAATGCGTCGAAGTTCACGCGCGACGGCACGGTCACGCTGTCGATCGGCGCGTACCGGCAAGCGGGCGCGTGGCGGCTGGTGTTCGAAGTCGCCGACACGGGCATCGGCATCGAGCTCGACCAGACGACCGACATCTTCCGCGCGTATCAGCAGGTGCAGGCCGTGAACGGCGGGACCGGCCTCGGCTTGTTCATCGCGCAGCGGATCGTCAGCGCGATGAACGGCGAGCTGGCCGTATCGAGCCAGCCGGGCGTGGGCACGTCGTTCACGTTTCAGATCGTCGCACCGGCGCTCGGGCATGCGTTGATCCCGGCGTCCGCGCTCGCGCGCACCGTGCAGCCAGCGGAACAGATCGACCTGCTCGCCGATGCGCGCGGGATGCGCTGTCCGCCCGACGATGCACTCGATGAACTGATCGTGCTGGCCGGCGAGGGCCGCCTCACCGATATCGAGGAATGGCTTGGACAGCATGCGCCCGCGCCGCGACATGCCGCGTTCGTGCATGCCGTGCGGGAGCGGCTCGACACGCTCGACCTGCAAGCGATCGAACGCCTGGCCGCAGCGCTGAAGCATACGGGCATCGTGGATGCACCGAGTGCGCCGTCGCTCGACGCGGAGCCGGATCTGGCCGGGCCGGCCTGA